The following proteins are encoded in a genomic region of Anaerolineae bacterium:
- a CDS encoding acetyltransferase, GNAT family — protein MNLTYPPPALQTPRLRLRPFNLKDAERVALLAGDFDIAQMTSNIPHPYEVEMAIQWIQSHESQFISDSVIHYAVTFPKDDLLIGAVGLEIDLANQSAELGYWIGKPYWNQGFATEAASAVLAFAFLVVGLNRVQARYMTKNPASGRVLEKLGMAYEGTLHQSILRFGKFEDVDLYSILREEYMA, from the coding sequence ATGAACCTGACCTATCCGCCCCCTGCCCTGCAAACACCCCGTTTACGGTTAAGACCCTTCAATTTGAAGGACGCTGAACGGGTTGCTCTTCTTGCCGGTGATTTTGACATTGCTCAGATGACCAGCAATATTCCTCATCCCTATGAAGTAGAGATGGCAATTCAGTGGATTCAAAGCCACGAAAGTCAGTTCATTTCCGATTCCGTAATCCATTACGCCGTTACGTTCCCTAAGGATGACCTGCTCATTGGCGCAGTTGGACTCGAGATAGATTTAGCTAACCAGAGCGCTGAATTGGGGTACTGGATTGGAAAGCCATATTGGAATCAAGGCTTTGCCACCGAGGCTGCCAGCGCAGTCCTGGCTTTTGCCTTTCTTGTAGTAGGTTTAAACCGTGTACAAGCCCGCTACATGACCAAAAACCCTGCTTCGGGTCGCGTGCTAGAAAAATTAGGCATGGCTTATGAAGGCACCCTGCATCAATCGATCCTGCGCTTCGGAAAGTTCGAAGATGTGGACCTTTACAGCATCCTGCGCGAGGAGTACATGGCATGA
- a CDS encoding Transcriptional regulator of rhamnose utilization, DeoR family gives MSKTLIPAQRRERIQEYLALHRIVPSSELSRLLNVSEATVRRDLEWLEKEGIVERTHGGAVLSQRMRMEPQYVQRAARYVEEKRAIGLQAVSFIEEGDIVFINSGTTTTQMIKQIPRDANITVFTNNIQAALEVGEVGYELILLGGNFQPTSNSVAGRFAVEILNQVYADKAFVSVDGISLRHGCTVPSSVEAELIRKMLERTQGVRTILVDHSKWGVVSNFEVTRLDQVHRLITDDGLDRHTRDMLADLPVEVVIANVQR, from the coding sequence GTGAGCAAAACCCTGATCCCAGCTCAACGGCGTGAACGAATTCAAGAATATCTGGCGTTGCATCGCATCGTCCCCTCGTCCGAGTTGAGCCGCCTGTTAAATGTGTCCGAAGCAACGGTTCGGCGAGATTTGGAGTGGTTAGAGAAAGAGGGGATTGTCGAACGCACACACGGAGGCGCCGTTCTCAGCCAGCGGATGCGCATGGAACCCCAGTATGTGCAGCGCGCGGCTCGTTACGTAGAGGAGAAACGAGCAATTGGGTTACAGGCGGTTTCTTTTATTGAAGAAGGCGATATTGTCTTTATCAACAGTGGCACAACCACGACCCAAATGATCAAGCAGATTCCACGCGATGCAAACATTACCGTTTTCACCAATAACATCCAGGCAGCGCTTGAAGTGGGGGAAGTAGGGTATGAATTGATCCTGTTAGGAGGAAACTTTCAACCAACCTCAAATTCGGTTGCAGGTCGTTTTGCGGTTGAAATCCTGAATCAGGTTTACGCAGATAAAGCTTTCGTCAGCGTAGATGGCATCAGTTTACGGCATGGATGTACGGTTCCCTCCAGCGTGGAAGCCGAATTAATTCGCAAGATGCTGGAGCGCACCCAAGGCGTGCGGACGATTCTGGTTGATCATTCGAAATGGGGTGTTGTTTCCAATTTCGAGGTTACCAGGTTGGATCAGGTTCACCGTTTGATCACCGATGATGGCTTGGACCGCCATACGCGGGATATGCTGGCAGACCTGCCAGTCGAGGTCGTGATTGCGAACGTTCAGCGCTAA
- a CDS encoding Heterodisulfide reductase, subunits C and B, fused, protein MEKENLTTAPIVEIRPHLAQQIERELGQNVYLCYQCVKCTSGCPMSDFFDWQPNQIMRALQLGQEDIALHSVTPWLCAACQTCTTRCPQGLDINGIMEFLTRQAMAQGIKPKVPEVAIFNRAFLRQLRIWGRLYEPGLMVEMKLSQPQSLFEDIGLYTRMLRKRKVGFFPKLVRPPRRPRPKSHSTQAIAYYPGCSLHSSAREFDQSARAVCKVLDLEIVEPEGWVCCGSSAAHRADPEAALKLPLQNFKLFEQGGFNEVTMPCAACYNRHQAALYEIRHHPQKRQAMENVLEYRFQDSVKVTTLVEAISIHAGKSKVAERTLKPLNGLRVACYYGCLMTRPPAVTGVAHVENPTEMESLLTAAGAEVIDWSYKTTCCGAAHSLTKPEIVWRLSSKLIVEAQKASAEALAVACPLCHTNLDARQFQMSLEKPLPVLYFTQLLGIAFGLSPAQVSLEKNLTDPFPLLRSKGLIG, encoded by the coding sequence ATGGAAAAAGAAAATCTGACCACTGCGCCGATTGTAGAAATTCGACCCCATTTAGCCCAACAGATTGAACGGGAACTGGGTCAGAATGTTTATCTATGTTATCAGTGTGTCAAGTGTACGAGTGGCTGTCCGATGAGTGATTTTTTCGACTGGCAGCCAAATCAAATAATGAGGGCATTGCAATTGGGACAGGAGGATATTGCTTTGCATAGTGTTACGCCCTGGTTATGCGCGGCTTGCCAGACGTGCACCACGCGTTGCCCTCAAGGGCTTGACATTAACGGTATCATGGAATTTCTGACCCGTCAGGCGATGGCTCAGGGAATCAAACCGAAAGTTCCCGAAGTCGCCATCTTCAACCGGGCTTTCTTGCGCCAATTGCGGATTTGGGGGCGTTTGTATGAGCCGGGTTTGATGGTAGAGATGAAACTGTCGCAACCGCAGAGTTTGTTCGAAGATATTGGCCTGTATACCCGTATGTTGCGCAAGAGAAAGGTGGGCTTTTTCCCGAAACTGGTGCGTCCCCCGCGTCGGCCGCGCCCGAAAAGCCACTCAACGCAAGCGATTGCCTATTATCCCGGCTGTTCCCTTCATTCGAGTGCCAGAGAGTTTGATCAATCGGCACGGGCTGTTTGTAAGGTGTTGGATTTAGAGATCGTCGAGCCAGAAGGTTGGGTTTGTTGCGGCAGCAGTGCTGCTCATCGAGCTGATCCCGAAGCAGCGCTGAAACTTCCATTACAGAACTTCAAGCTTTTCGAGCAGGGTGGCTTCAATGAAGTCACCATGCCATGTGCTGCCTGCTACAACCGTCATCAAGCTGCGTTATATGAAATCCGTCATCATCCACAAAAACGACAAGCGATGGAAAACGTTTTAGAATATCGTTTTCAGGATAGTGTCAAAGTCACTACATTGGTTGAAGCGATATCGATCCACGCTGGCAAATCGAAAGTAGCAGAGCGAACGCTCAAACCTTTGAACGGACTACGGGTGGCTTGCTATTATGGCTGCTTGATGACTCGACCGCCGGCTGTGACAGGCGTTGCCCATGTTGAAAATCCGACCGAGATGGAAAGTCTGTTGACCGCAGCAGGCGCTGAAGTCATTGATTGGTCTTATAAGACAACCTGTTGTGGAGCAGCTCATTCCCTGACGAAACCGGAGATCGTCTGGCGACTGAGTTCAAAGTTGATTGTCGAAGCGCAAAAAGCATCTGCTGAAGCCCTTGCAGTAGCCTGTCCGCTGTGTCATACCAACCTGGATGCTCGTCAGTTTCAAATGAGCCTGGAGAAGCCTTTGCCTGTTTTGTATTTTACTCAACTGCTCGGCATTGCGTTTGGGCTCTCTCCAGCTCAGGTTAGTCTGGAGAAAAATCTTACGGATCCGTTCCCGCTTCTCCGCTCCAAAGGATTAATCGGATAA
- a CDS encoding heterodisulfide reductase subunit MvhD → MSELNTDYQIIAFCCQYCAYAAADLAGGLRLQYPPNVKIVQIPCTGKMDVLYALQAFEAGADAVMVAGCMPGDCHFLEGNTNAIRRVERVKDLLKQIGLEPERIKMFHISSSMASQFVSATEEMLRVVEMLGPNPLRMNGKANRKEVQSGHAS, encoded by the coding sequence ATGTCTGAGCTAAACACGGATTATCAGATTATTGCTTTTTGCTGCCAATACTGTGCCTATGCAGCGGCAGATCTGGCTGGCGGATTGCGTTTGCAGTATCCACCGAACGTGAAGATTGTCCAGATTCCCTGTACAGGCAAGATGGATGTGCTGTATGCCCTGCAAGCATTTGAAGCTGGAGCGGATGCCGTAATGGTGGCAGGTTGCATGCCGGGCGATTGTCATTTTTTGGAAGGAAATACCAATGCCATTCGAAGGGTTGAACGAGTGAAAGACCTTTTAAAACAGATTGGCTTAGAGCCTGAGAGGATCAAGATGTTTCATATCTCTTCTTCGATGGCAAGTCAATTTGTCTCTGCAACCGAAGAGATGTTAAGGGTGGTGGAAATGCTGGGCCCGAACCCATTGCGGATGAACGGCAAAGCCAACCGAAAGGAGGTTCAGAGCGGGCATGCCAGTTGA
- a CDS encoding putative Amino acid transporter: protein MATAVAKPEVFTRKASGLVRVMSPYSAFIYNILTMGLIFPWTYLWGPGALPGGSLFWGIILAMLFEVPIAFTYVWLSTAMPRSGGDYVFQSRAFGGFWGFTILMSGFVIWILQWVALSGWLLSYLGFAPLFLGLGATLSNPSLSQIGIWFTTPWGIVIVSILNALLSMLLLVSGFKNYVKVQYVMFYGILIAFATMLIVLFTTPTSQFVERLNAFAVASGGAPNFYQTAKDAVVAAGIDLNPPFSFFNTLMVASIAWTSLQWATYSAEQNGEIKDARSFKSQTFILVGSLIMTGILLAILGIAFQRVGGTEFLYIAGAGYWSGVSEATISGFWLWPNILAVALTGSPIVVILIGIGYILNSFQIVNNCYIGVTRIMVAMSLDRLLPAWFSEVSEKFHTPVNAHIAYFLASIPVILLYNLYGGWASLTLGVTFACGYVFASSSLAGAVFPFRAKEIYEASPGAKYKLGNIPWVTILGTLGAIFGFGMVLSYLLVPALGLTSPLAYSVVFGIIIFSALWYVIVKRAQKARGIDVDYAFKEIPPD from the coding sequence ATGGCAACAGCGGTGGCAAAACCGGAGGTCTTCACTCGTAAAGCTTCTGGCTTGGTTCGGGTGATGTCTCCCTATTCAGCTTTTATTTACAATATTCTCACCATGGGCTTAATCTTTCCATGGACATACCTGTGGGGCCCGGGGGCTTTGCCTGGCGGCAGTTTGTTCTGGGGCATTATCCTTGCCATGCTTTTTGAAGTGCCCATTGCTTTTACGTATGTGTGGCTCTCGACTGCCATGCCGCGCTCAGGTGGTGATTATGTCTTTCAAAGCCGGGCTTTCGGAGGATTTTGGGGATTTACGATCCTCATGTCAGGTTTTGTGATCTGGATTTTGCAATGGGTTGCTCTGTCTGGGTGGTTGCTCTCCTATCTAGGGTTTGCTCCACTCTTTTTGGGGTTGGGAGCTACCCTCTCCAATCCTTCCCTGTCGCAAATTGGTATCTGGTTCACCACACCATGGGGGATTGTGATTGTTAGCATCTTGAACGCTCTCCTTTCAATGCTCCTCCTGGTCAGCGGCTTCAAGAACTACGTAAAGGTTCAATACGTTATGTTCTATGGCATCCTGATTGCCTTTGCGACCATGCTCATCGTTTTGTTTACTACTCCGACCTCCCAGTTTGTGGAGCGCTTGAATGCATTTGCAGTTGCCTCTGGCGGCGCGCCAAATTTCTATCAAACGGCTAAGGATGCGGTTGTTGCAGCCGGGATTGACCTGAATCCTCCCTTCAGCTTTTTCAATACGTTGATGGTTGCATCCATTGCCTGGACGAGCTTGCAGTGGGCTACGTATTCAGCCGAGCAAAACGGTGAGATTAAAGATGCCCGCTCTTTCAAGAGCCAGACTTTCATTCTGGTAGGCTCTTTGATCATGACCGGCATCTTGCTGGCTATTCTCGGCATCGCCTTCCAACGCGTTGGCGGAACAGAATTCCTGTATATCGCCGGTGCTGGCTACTGGTCGGGCGTTTCAGAAGCGACGATCAGCGGCTTTTGGTTGTGGCCAAATATCCTGGCGGTCGCTTTGACCGGAAGCCCGATTGTGGTGATCTTGATTGGCATTGGCTATATCCTGAACTCTTTCCAGATCGTCAATAACTGTTACATCGGGGTTACCCGGATCATGGTTGCGATGTCCCTGGATCGTTTGTTACCGGCCTGGTTCTCGGAGGTTAGCGAAAAGTTCCATACCCCGGTCAACGCTCACATTGCTTATTTCCTTGCCAGTATTCCGGTCATTTTGCTCTATAACCTGTATGGCGGATGGGCATCTTTGACCCTGGGCGTGACGTTTGCGTGTGGATATGTGTTTGCTTCCAGCAGTCTGGCGGGTGCTGTGTTCCCCTTCAGAGCGAAAGAGATTTACGAGGCGTCGCCTGGAGCAAAGTACAAGTTGGGCAACATCCCCTGGGTAACCATTCTGGGCACGCTTGGAGCGATCTTCGGCTTTGGTATGGTGCTCAGTTACTTGCTGGTGCCCGCCCTGGGGTTGACCAGTCCCCTGGCTTACAGTGTTGTATTTGGGATCATCATCTTCTCCGCCTTGTGGTATGTGATTGTGAAACGAGCCCAAAAAGCGCGTGGGATCGATGTGGATTACGCTTTCAAGGAGATTCCACCCGATTAG
- a CDS encoding 5,10-methylenetetrahydrofolate reductase — translation MADQRASNGYVSGSNLERVLKSGNFAVTAELGPPQSADAEVIRKKAALLRGYCDAVNITDNQTAIVRMSSIGAGAILVSEGLEPVIQMTCRDRNRLAIQSDLLGAYALGMRNILCLTGDHQTFGNHPQAKNVFDIDSIQLIQIVKNLRDEHVFQCGDPLKGLEPRFFIGAAESPFAHPIEFRPYRLGKKIKAGANFIQTQLVFDIPAFEAFMEKVRALGLHQQAYILAGVGPLKSPAMAKYMKESVPGILIPPELIQRLEDAGLPWAGKSKDELTKEEKKARSEAWKQTGIDICIELIQKIMQIEGVAGVHIMAIEWEEAVEPIVKGAGLYPRPVVEPLVA, via the coding sequence ATGGCTGATCAGCGAGCATCCAATGGCTATGTAAGTGGTTCGAATTTAGAAAGAGTGCTGAAATCCGGGAATTTTGCGGTAACAGCCGAGTTAGGCCCGCCGCAGAGCGCAGATGCAGAGGTGATCCGCAAGAAAGCAGCCCTATTGCGCGGTTATTGTGATGCAGTAAATATTACCGATAACCAGACCGCCATTGTGCGCATGTCCAGTATCGGCGCAGGAGCGATTTTGGTGAGCGAGGGGCTGGAACCGGTTATTCAAATGACCTGCCGCGATCGCAATCGCCTGGCAATCCAGAGCGATCTCCTGGGCGCTTATGCTTTAGGAATGCGGAATATTCTTTGTCTGACCGGCGATCACCAGACCTTTGGAAATCACCCTCAGGCAAAAAATGTTTTTGACATCGACTCGATTCAGTTAATCCAGATCGTTAAAAACCTTCGCGATGAGCATGTCTTTCAATGCGGTGATCCCCTGAAAGGTCTGGAGCCGCGCTTCTTTATCGGAGCGGCTGAGTCGCCCTTTGCCCATCCGATTGAATTTCGACCCTATCGTTTGGGAAAGAAAATCAAAGCCGGCGCAAATTTCATTCAAACCCAACTGGTGTTTGATATTCCTGCCTTCGAAGCCTTTATGGAGAAAGTGCGCGCCCTGGGATTGCATCAGCAGGCCTATATCTTAGCCGGAGTTGGCCCGCTGAAAAGTCCGGCGATGGCAAAGTACATGAAGGAGAGTGTGCCTGGCATTCTCATCCCACCGGAATTAATCCAGCGTTTGGAGGATGCCGGACTCCCATGGGCAGGGAAAAGCAAGGATGAATTGACGAAAGAAGAGAAAAAGGCCCGCTCAGAAGCCTGGAAACAAACCGGAATCGATATCTGCATTGAACTCATCCAAAAGATCATGCAAATCGAAGGAGTTGCGGGAGTGCATATTATGGCAATCGAGTGGGAAGAGGCGGTCGAGCCGATTGTCAAAGGGGCTGGTTTGTATCCTCGTCCGGTGGTTGAGCCACTGGTTGCCTGA
- a CDS encoding Methylene-tetrahydrofolate reductase C terminal translates to MIIAEQKPFEEIKGLVGSAQKVLVVGCGTCVTVCFAGGSREAAILAASLRMASKLDGDPKDVTDVTVQRQCEWEYLDTIAEQVNEADLVLSLGCGIGVQAIAEHFPKTWVVPGLNTSFLGLPAEQGVWVERCAACGDCILGLTAGVCPIARCSKSLLNGPCGGSQDGHCEVNEDIPCVWQLIYDRLKSLDKLEMLSEIRPPKNWRTSRDGGPRKIVRPDLRLYEEE, encoded by the coding sequence ATGATTATTGCTGAACAGAAACCTTTTGAAGAAATCAAGGGTTTGGTTGGATCAGCCCAGAAGGTATTGGTGGTCGGCTGTGGCACCTGCGTGACCGTTTGCTTTGCAGGTGGATCGAGGGAGGCAGCCATTCTGGCGGCATCGTTGCGCATGGCATCAAAACTGGATGGTGACCCAAAAGATGTCACCGATGTCACCGTCCAACGCCAGTGTGAGTGGGAGTACCTGGATACCATTGCCGAACAGGTTAACGAGGCTGACCTCGTATTATCCCTGGGCTGTGGGATCGGGGTACAGGCAATTGCCGAGCATTTCCCGAAAACATGGGTAGTACCCGGGTTGAACACCTCTTTTCTGGGATTACCTGCGGAACAGGGCGTGTGGGTGGAACGCTGTGCGGCTTGTGGAGATTGTATTTTAGGTTTGACAGCCGGGGTTTGTCCCATTGCTCGTTGTTCCAAATCCTTGCTCAATGGGCCTTGTGGAGGTTCTCAGGATGGTCATTGTGAAGTGAACGAAGATATTCCGTGTGTCTGGCAATTAATCTACGATCGCTTAAAGTCCCTGGATAAGCTTGAAATGCTTTCCGAAATTCGCCCCCCCAAGAATTGGCGAACTTCTCGAGATGGTGGTCCGCGCAAAATCGTTCGTCCTGACCTGCGTCTATACGAGGAGGAGTAG
- a CDS encoding Ribonuclease HI translates to MSQRKKSIYIVLRGRQPGVYSRWEGLQGAQAQVEGFGGAVYKGFFNLEEAINWVKEQPADHIPPSIKAWLAEQSTSPRDGLNEKIERHLEQGGVVIFTDGSASGNPGRGGYAAVIIQSGKREEISGGFLHTTNNRMELYACIAALERLSNPSRVLLITDSAYVARAFTEGWLQQWARRDWRRKDGEPVENPDLWQRLDRLCKIHSVEFHWIKGHNARPENERCDQLASSAARKTDLPADEGYLARG, encoded by the coding sequence ATGAGTCAGCGGAAAAAGTCCATCTACATCGTGCTGAGAGGCCGTCAGCCCGGCGTCTATTCCCGCTGGGAGGGTCTGCAAGGGGCACAAGCACAGGTCGAAGGCTTTGGCGGTGCTGTCTACAAAGGTTTTTTTAACCTCGAAGAAGCAATCAATTGGGTTAAAGAACAACCTGCAGATCATATTCCACCCTCCATAAAGGCATGGCTTGCAGAGCAGAGCACTTCCCCAAGAGATGGTTTGAACGAAAAGATCGAAAGGCATCTCGAACAGGGTGGCGTGGTGATCTTCACCGATGGCTCGGCTTCCGGCAACCCCGGGCGTGGCGGTTATGCGGCTGTGATCATCCAATCTGGAAAGCGGGAAGAGATCAGCGGCGGTTTTCTCCACACCACCAACAATCGCATGGAGCTTTATGCGTGCATTGCTGCATTGGAAAGGTTGTCCAATCCTTCCCGCGTTCTCCTGATCACCGACTCGGCTTACGTTGCGCGCGCCTTTACAGAAGGGTGGCTCCAGCAATGGGCAAGAAGGGATTGGAGGCGAAAGGATGGCGAACCCGTAGAAAACCCCGATCTCTGGCAACGACTAGACCGGCTATGTAAGATACATTCGGTAGAGTTCCACTGGATTAAGGGACACAACGCCCGACCCGAAAATGAGCGCTGCGACCAACTAGCCTCAAGTGCAGCCAGGAAAACCGATCTCCCCGCAGACGAAGGCTACCTTGCCCGGGGATAA
- a CDS encoding Nucleoside triphosphate pyrophosphohydrolase MazG has protein sequence MKLTLPSITILGLGPGDPLLLTRQVWELLGQVNEIYVRTQRHPALGSLPSHLKIHSFDYLYNQADSFDVVYQQIVEQVIQLGRRTQGVVYAVPGHPFVAEATTPAILRLAQEEGLSVQVLEGISFIEPILTALALDPLPNLLILDALEIAASHVPQFPPNLPVIIAQLYSRQVAADVKLTLMEVYPPDHPVRLVHQAGTPKVRIEELNLYEIDHSPLIDWMTSLYLPGLPRETSFEAFQEVVAHLRSPEGCPWDREQDHQTLKPYLLEEAYELVEAIDQENIAAMREELGDLLLQVVLHAQIANEDGDFGMKDVLAGIHRKLVSRHPHVFGNLAVSGSSEVLRNWENLKAEERRKNGEDQKGILDGLPQALPALIQAQEYQKRAARVGFDWSNIEGVLHKVEEELRELVAAKGAKDRADEFGDILFSLVNLARWLEIDAESALRQANQRFRQRFAYIERRAKEQGKNLADLSLAEMDALWEAAKELE, from the coding sequence ATGAAACTGACCTTACCCTCCATCACAATTTTAGGATTAGGTCCTGGCGATCCTCTCCTGCTCACCCGTCAGGTTTGGGAGTTGTTGGGACAGGTGAATGAGATTTACGTCCGCACGCAGCGCCACCCGGCGTTGGGAAGCCTTCCCTCTCATCTCAAAATTCATTCTTTTGATTACCTTTACAACCAGGCAGACTCGTTTGATGTTGTGTATCAACAAATCGTTGAACAGGTAATTCAGTTAGGAAGACGAACGCAAGGAGTGGTCTATGCGGTGCCCGGTCATCCGTTTGTGGCAGAAGCAACGACACCAGCTATTCTTCGCCTGGCACAGGAGGAGGGACTGAGCGTTCAGGTGTTGGAGGGAATCAGTTTTATCGAACCGATCTTGACAGCTTTGGCTCTCGATCCCCTACCGAACCTGTTGATTTTAGACGCCCTGGAGATTGCCGCTTCGCATGTGCCGCAATTCCCGCCCAATCTGCCGGTGATCATTGCCCAACTCTACTCCCGGCAGGTTGCCGCCGATGTCAAATTAACTCTGATGGAGGTTTACCCACCTGATCATCCAGTTCGCCTGGTGCATCAGGCTGGAACGCCAAAGGTACGAATTGAAGAACTCAACCTGTACGAAATCGATCACAGTCCATTGATTGACTGGATGACCTCTTTGTATCTGCCGGGCTTGCCCCGCGAAACCTCCTTTGAAGCTTTTCAAGAGGTTGTCGCCCATTTACGGTCTCCGGAAGGCTGCCCGTGGGATCGGGAACAGGACCATCAAACCCTCAAACCCTATCTGCTTGAAGAGGCCTACGAGTTGGTTGAAGCCATTGACCAGGAAAATATCGCTGCCATGCGAGAAGAGTTGGGCGATTTGCTATTACAGGTAGTCTTACATGCCCAAATTGCCAATGAAGATGGGGATTTTGGAATGAAAGACGTCCTGGCTGGCATTCACCGCAAACTGGTCAGCCGTCATCCGCATGTTTTCGGGAATCTGGCGGTGAGCGGAAGCTCAGAGGTGTTGCGCAATTGGGAGAACTTAAAGGCTGAGGAGCGCAGAAAGAACGGCGAGGACCAAAAAGGGATTCTGGATGGTCTGCCGCAGGCTTTACCCGCTCTCATTCAAGCCCAGGAATATCAGAAGAGAGCTGCGCGCGTGGGGTTTGATTGGAGCAATATCGAAGGCGTTCTGCACAAAGTTGAAGAAGAACTGCGTGAGTTGGTTGCTGCCAAAGGAGCAAAAGACCGGGCGGATGAGTTTGGTGACATCCTTTTTTCACTGGTGAACCTGGCGCGCTGGTTAGAGATCGATGCCGAAAGCGCGCTTCGTCAGGCGAACCAGCGCTTCCGCCAACGCTTTGCCTACATCGAACGGCGCGCCAAAGAGCAAGGAAAGAATTTAGCCGATCTTTCCCTGGCAGAAATGGATGCCTTGTGGGAAGCGGCAAAAGAATTAGAATAG
- a CDS encoding FB22 precursor has protein sequence MQSALFDDPCGLTALRGAMTLEIQGTIVAGQVINLNLPANPSTGYFWEIDETATALHLEANQMHQISNRIGGAALQTLTFRSPSSAKAKLRLHYQRPWQEQEAPILNILIEGQGVSIADLSQAISLPAPPSTFESSALSTPTEGSPLLEDPVMPQSATELPSSFNWCAQGKCTPVRNQGACGSCWAFSTVGVLESKMLIVNNPATDLSEQYLVSCNLEGWGCDGGWFAHDYHISKKPPSETQAGAVLESAFPYRAADLPCNGPYQHPYRATEWKYVDPKVNIPIDEQIKQAIYTYGPVAAAVCAGPAFDRYRGGVFVTDEKSVCGSSLVNHGIVLTGWDDSQGVWILRNSWGSSWGESGYMRIGYGVSNVGLGANYISYSPSADIPPTATATPSTSPSPTPSPTSSPPFVIPAHVYLPLLSKASTDSISPLAGYWLNDYEDSDFYVTADRAHVTHQSVIVYISDGVCQGQYWQITAPGLYPIRAQSYSFDGAYYAQGRFTSPTTAIVQHGLLGLYIEGCGTFSSDLWTDFYSWNNNTQPLSAKEQGQGTARVKTGAPIRPIYLSKP, from the coding sequence TTGCAATCTGCCTTGTTCGACGACCCCTGTGGTCTGACTGCCCTGCGTGGCGCGATGACGTTGGAAATACAGGGTACGATCGTCGCCGGTCAGGTCATCAACCTTAACCTGCCGGCAAATCCATCGACCGGTTATTTTTGGGAAATAGATGAGACGGCAACAGCACTGCATCTGGAAGCCAACCAGATGCACCAGATCTCCAACCGCATTGGCGGCGCGGCTTTGCAAACCCTGACCTTCCGCAGTCCATCTTCTGCCAAGGCGAAACTTCGCCTTCATTACCAGCGTCCCTGGCAGGAGCAAGAAGCGCCGATACTAAATATCCTCATCGAGGGACAGGGTGTTTCCATTGCCGACCTCAGCCAGGCGATCAGCCTGCCCGCGCCACCATCCACATTCGAAAGCTCGGCCCTCTCTACCCCCACTGAAGGATCGCCCTTGCTCGAGGATCCAGTAATGCCCCAATCAGCCACTGAGTTGCCCTCTTCGTTCAACTGGTGCGCTCAGGGCAAATGTACCCCCGTGCGCAATCAGGGCGCCTGTGGAAGCTGTTGGGCGTTCTCAACGGTGGGCGTTTTAGAATCGAAGATGTTGATCGTCAACAACCCCGCCACAGACTTATCCGAGCAGTATCTGGTCTCGTGCAACCTGGAGGGTTGGGGATGTGATGGAGGGTGGTTTGCCCACGATTACCATATCTCGAAGAAGCCCCCCAGCGAAACACAAGCCGGGGCAGTGTTGGAAAGCGCCTTTCCTTATCGCGCAGCCGATCTGCCCTGCAACGGGCCCTACCAGCATCCCTATCGGGCCACCGAATGGAAATATGTGGACCCTAAAGTAAATATCCCTATTGATGAGCAGATCAAACAAGCCATTTACACCTATGGACCGGTTGCAGCAGCGGTTTGCGCCGGGCCCGCCTTCGATCGTTATCGCGGCGGGGTCTTTGTCACAGACGAAAAGTCGGTTTGTGGTTCTTCGCTGGTGAATCATGGGATCGTCTTGACCGGCTGGGATGACAGCCAGGGGGTGTGGATTTTGCGTAATTCCTGGGGCTCTTCCTGGGGGGAAAGCGGCTACATGCGCATCGGGTATGGGGTTTCCAACGTCGGGCTGGGAGCAAATTATATTTCCTATTCTCCTTCAGCGGACATTCCCCCGACAGCCACGGCTACCCCGTCAACCTCGCCTTCTCCTACACCTTCACCAACAAGTTCGCCCCCTTTTGTCATCCCTGCTCATGTCTATCTGCCCCTTCTCTCAAAGGCTTCCACCGATAGCATCTCCCCACTGGCTGGCTACTGGTTAAATGACTACGAAGATTCCGATTTCTATGTAACGGCTGATCGCGCTCATGTCACTCATCAATCGGTCATTGTCTATATCAGCGATGGAGTTTGCCAAGGTCAATACTGGCAAATTACTGCCCCTGGCTTATACCCCATTCGCGCACAGAGCTATTCTTTCGACGGCGCCTATTATGCTCAAGGGCGTTTCACCTCCCCCACCACCGCCATTGTTCAACATGGCTTACTGGGATTGTACATTGAAGGTTGTGGCACCTTTTCTTCAGATCTGTGGACGGATTTCTACTCCTGGAATAACAATACCCAGCCGTTATCCGCCAAAGAGCAAGGTCAAGGAACAGCTCGAGTGAAAACAGGCGCGCCCATCCGACCGATTTATCTGAGTAAGCCCTGA